One stretch of Fibrobacter sp. DNA includes these proteins:
- a CDS encoding phosphoribosylformylglycinamidine synthase, with the protein MLILRGTPALSDFRLQKLLADFKKENLNVTSVYAEFLHVVDLSADLTADEKVTLEKVLHYGPMREAKALEGEMFVVCPRPGTISPWSSKATDIAHICGLPAIKRIERAIAYYVKFDGAASADARKVIEAKIHDRMTQAVFADQASLDVL; encoded by the coding sequence ATGCTCATTCTTCGTGGTACTCCGGCTCTGTCGGATTTCCGTCTCCAGAAGCTTCTGGCTGACTTCAAGAAAGAAAACCTGAACGTCACAAGCGTCTACGCTGAATTCCTCCATGTGGTGGACCTGTCCGCAGATCTCACTGCAGATGAAAAGGTCACCCTTGAAAAGGTGCTTCACTACGGCCCCATGCGCGAAGCCAAGGCTCTCGAAGGTGAAATGTTCGTGGTTTGCCCCCGTCCGGGTACCATCAGCCCCTGGAGCTCCAAGGCTACCGATATCGCTCACATCTGCGGCCTGCCCGCCATCAAGCGTATCGAACGCGCCATCGCCTACTACGTAAAGTTTGACGGTGCCGCTTCCGCCGACGCCCGCAAGGTTATCGAAGCCAAGATTCACGACCGCATGACTCAGGCCGTGTTCGCAGACCAGGCTTCCCTGGACGTTCTCT